The following are from one region of the Paenalkalicoccus suaedae genome:
- the thrS gene encoding threonine--tRNA ligase, with the protein MAEQVVLTFPDGAKKEFAAGVTMEEVAGSISSGLKKSALAGKVNGEPIDLRTPIQEDAAIEILTYDTKEGIDVLRHSTAHLLAQAIKRIYSDHEVKLGIGPVIEEGFYYDIDIDVNLTTEDLPKIEKEMKRIIDENLEIKRVEVTREEAIKRYEELGDELKLELLQDIPEGETLTIYEQGEFFDLCRGVHVPSTSKLKKFKLMAINGAYWRGDSNNKMLQRIYGTAFQKQSELDEHLRILEERKERDHRKLGKELGIFALNQKVGQGLPLWLPKGATVRRTVERYIVDIEERLGYDHVYTPVLGSVDLYKTSGHWDHYKDDMFPVLEMDNEDLVLRPMNCPHHMMVYKNQKYSYRNLPVRIAELGTMHRHEMSGALAGLQRVRAMTLNDAHIFCRPDQLKEEFIRVVELIQAVYKDFGIDDYYFRLSYRDKENKEKYVDNDEMWEKAQGMLKQAVDEMGVEYVEAEGEAAFYGPKLDVQVKTALGKDETLSTVQLDFHLPNRFDLAYTGEDGKDHRPVVIHRGVVSTMERFIAFLLEEYKGAFPTWLAPVQVQAIPVSDVHMDYVRKVEDKLKQAGVRVNVDVRDEKLGYKIREAQMQKIPYLLVLGDKEIESNGVNVRRYGQQQTEEQSLDEFVEHIQHVIAQKQK; encoded by the coding sequence ATGGCAGAGCAAGTAGTACTTACGTTCCCAGATGGTGCAAAAAAAGAGTTTGCCGCTGGGGTTACAATGGAGGAAGTAGCAGGATCTATTTCTTCAGGTCTAAAGAAAAGTGCATTAGCAGGTAAAGTAAACGGAGAGCCAATCGATCTTAGAACTCCGATCCAAGAAGACGCTGCAATTGAGATCTTAACATACGATACAAAAGAAGGTATCGATGTATTACGTCACAGTACGGCTCACTTGTTAGCGCAAGCAATTAAACGTATTTATTCTGATCATGAGGTAAAGCTCGGAATTGGTCCAGTCATTGAAGAGGGCTTCTATTATGATATTGATATTGACGTTAATTTAACGACCGAAGACCTTCCAAAGATCGAAAAAGAAATGAAGCGTATTATAGATGAGAATTTAGAAATTAAGCGCGTCGAGGTTACTCGCGAAGAAGCGATCAAGCGCTATGAGGAGCTTGGAGATGAGCTAAAGCTTGAGCTTCTGCAAGATATTCCTGAAGGAGAGACGCTTACGATTTATGAGCAAGGAGAATTCTTTGATCTTTGCCGTGGCGTTCACGTGCCATCGACAAGCAAGCTGAAGAAATTCAAGCTTATGGCGATCAATGGCGCCTACTGGCGTGGAGATAGTAATAACAAAATGCTTCAGCGTATTTACGGCACAGCTTTCCAAAAGCAGTCGGAGCTAGACGAGCACCTTCGTATTTTAGAGGAGCGTAAAGAGCGCGATCACCGTAAGCTCGGGAAGGAACTCGGAATCTTCGCGTTAAATCAAAAGGTGGGTCAAGGCTTACCGCTATGGCTACCAAAGGGTGCGACAGTAAGACGTACAGTAGAGCGATACATTGTGGACATTGAGGAACGTCTTGGTTACGATCACGTGTATACGCCAGTTTTAGGTAGCGTGGATTTATATAAGACATCTGGACACTGGGATCACTACAAAGACGACATGTTCCCAGTACTTGAGATGGATAACGAGGATCTCGTGCTTCGTCCAATGAACTGTCCGCACCATATGATGGTCTATAAAAATCAAAAGTACAGCTACCGTAACCTGCCTGTTCGTATTGCCGAGCTTGGCACGATGCACCGCCACGAGATGAGTGGAGCACTTGCTGGTCTTCAGCGCGTTCGCGCGATGACGCTTAACGACGCCCATATTTTCTGTCGCCCAGATCAGCTTAAAGAGGAATTCATTCGAGTGGTAGAGCTCATTCAGGCTGTTTACAAGGACTTTGGCATCGATGACTACTACTTCCGCTTATCCTACCGTGATAAAGAGAATAAAGAGAAGTACGTCGATAACGATGAGATGTGGGAAAAGGCGCAAGGCATGCTTAAACAAGCAGTCGATGAAATGGGTGTTGAGTACGTAGAAGCAGAAGGCGAAGCGGCCTTTTACGGTCCGAAGCTAGATGTGCAGGTAAAGACAGCTCTTGGTAAGGACGAGACTCTCTCTACAGTTCAGCTCGACTTCCACCTTCCAAATCGATTTGACTTAGCGTACACAGGGGAAGACGGCAAGGATCATCGCCCAGTTGTTATTCACCGCGGCGTCGTATCGACGATGGAACGCTTTATTGCCTTCCTTCTAGAAGAATACAAAGGTGCATTCCCAACGTGGCTTGCTCCGGTTCAAGTGCAGGCTATTCCTGTTAGTGACGTGCACATGGATTATGTGAGAAAAGTGGAGGACAAGCTCAAGCAAGCAGGAGTACGTGTCAACGTGGACGTACGTGACGAGAAGCTTGGCTATAAAATCCGTGAGGCTCAAATGCAAAAGATTCCTTATCTCCTCGTTTTAGGGGATAAAGAAATTGAGAGCAATGGTGTAAACGTAAGACGTTACGGACAACAACAAACAGAAGAACAATCGTTAGATGAGTTTGTTGAGCATATTCAACACGTAATTGCACAAAAACAGAAGTAG
- the ytxC gene encoding sporulation protein YtxC — protein MLEIMIESVSTRRYFKQLLHNSGVPYEINEDCVCIDETNCRSQEDKNRLTTLLMNTTIASYFPELCETMLKELYHIHHDPERASIIAIIKRFFYSTDIVSTKASSLTILDWQRIVNHALTPFVKNGQRIGLEAFLLFRLKEVKERLIYVIEEAIDEHHLEMDYQQMVNTYRCYIKETEPKVATVHVEVGETVTFYNKSMHKVPLRDIYLWSRAIPISDKELPINQRVITPLVGMAPLEVIVDKTCDDSLYHTLQLIFEERLKTSTKSWT, from the coding sequence TTGCTTGAGATCATGATAGAGAGCGTATCGACACGCCGTTATTTTAAACAATTGCTCCATAACAGTGGCGTGCCCTATGAAATAAATGAGGATTGTGTATGTATTGATGAAACGAACTGCCGCAGTCAAGAGGATAAAAATCGTCTGACTACCTTACTAATGAATACAACGATTGCGAGCTATTTTCCTGAGCTATGCGAAACCATGTTAAAGGAGCTTTATCACATTCACCATGACCCTGAACGTGCGTCGATTATTGCCATTATTAAACGTTTTTTTTACTCCACTGATATTGTCTCAACAAAAGCTTCCTCCTTAACGATCTTAGATTGGCAACGTATTGTGAACCATGCCCTGACGCCCTTTGTCAAGAATGGACAACGTATTGGGCTAGAGGCATTCCTCTTGTTTCGACTAAAAGAGGTAAAAGAAAGGCTCATTTATGTCATTGAAGAGGCGATTGACGAGCATCATTTGGAGATGGACTATCAGCAGATGGTGAATACGTATCGGTGTTATATTAAAGAGACTGAGCCGAAGGTTGCGACGGTGCATGTGGAAGTAGGAGAGACGGTAACGTTTTACAACAAGTCGATGCATAAAGTACCTTTGAGGGATATTTATTTATGGTCGAGGGCGATTCCTATCTCGGACAAGGAGTTACCGATTAATCAGCGCGTCATTACACCACTTGTTGGCATGGCCCCACTTGAGGTTATTGTGGACAAGACGTGTGATGATTCCTTGTACCATACCTTACAGCTAATTTTTGAAGAGAGATTAAAGACGTCGACTAAAAGTTGGACTTGA
- the mqnC gene encoding cyclic dehypoxanthinyl futalosine synthase — protein sequence MSIDDILSRARSGERLSVEDAIRLYESDEVEKMGEVANEMMQKFHPEPETTFVIGRNINYTNFCDTYCRFCAFYRPPNSKEGYTLDDDVIFQKIQETLDVNGTEILMQGGTNPNLPFSYYTNLLKEIKKRFNITMHSFSPAEIYKMVDVSGLTLEEVLRELHAAGLDSVPGGGAEILDNRTRRRISRLKGTWEEWIECMKTVKKVGMHGTATMVIGFGETFEERALHLKRVRDAQDETDCFLAFISWTFQPDNTNMKGEKVTPREYLKNLAISRIFLDNIPNFQSSWVTMGPEVGKQSLSYGCNDFGSTMIEENVVSAAGATHKVDTNLILRLIREAGKIPVQRNTKYHHLHVFEEGESVEKDFIMQN from the coding sequence ATGAGCATTGACGATATTTTAAGTCGTGCACGAAGCGGAGAGCGACTATCAGTCGAAGACGCGATCCGTTTATACGAGAGTGATGAAGTCGAAAAAATGGGTGAAGTTGCAAACGAAATGATGCAAAAATTCCATCCAGAACCAGAGACAACTTTCGTAATTGGTCGAAACATTAACTATACAAACTTCTGTGATACTTATTGCCGCTTCTGTGCATTTTACAGACCACCGAATTCGAAGGAAGGATACACATTAGACGATGATGTGATCTTCCAAAAGATTCAAGAGACATTAGACGTAAACGGTACAGAAATTTTAATGCAGGGTGGAACAAACCCGAACCTACCATTTAGCTACTATACAAATCTGCTAAAAGAGATTAAGAAGCGCTTTAACATTACGATGCACTCTTTCTCTCCAGCAGAGATTTACAAAATGGTAGACGTTTCAGGTCTTACGCTTGAGGAAGTTCTTCGTGAGCTTCACGCAGCAGGCCTTGATTCTGTCCCAGGTGGAGGTGCGGAGATTTTAGATAACCGCACGAGAAGACGCATTAGCCGTCTAAAAGGCACGTGGGAAGAGTGGATTGAGTGTATGAAGACAGTCAAGAAGGTCGGCATGCACGGAACAGCAACAATGGTAATTGGTTTTGGCGAGACATTCGAAGAGCGCGCGCTTCACTTAAAGCGTGTACGTGATGCACAGGACGAGACAGACTGCTTCTTAGCATTCATCTCATGGACTTTCCAGCCTGACAACACAAACATGAAGGGTGAAAAAGTAACTCCTCGTGAGTACTTAAAGAACCTAGCTATCTCTCGAATCTTCTTAGATAACATTCCAAACTTCCAATCTTCTTGGGTAACGATGGGACCAGAAGTTGGTAAGCAATCTCTTTCTTACGGATGTAACGACTTCGGAAGCACAATGATCGAAGAAAACGTTGTTTCTGCCGCTGGTGCAACGCACAAAGTAGATACTAACTTAATCCTTCGACTCATTCGAGAAGCGGGTAAGATTCCGGTACAGCGTAACACGAAGTACCATCACCTGCATGTGTTTGAAGAAGGCGAATCGGTAGAGAAAGACTTTATTATGCAAAACTAA